A segment of the Bacillus licheniformis DSM 13 = ATCC 14580 genome:
TTAATTATCATCGGCGCTTGTTACGTCTGCTAAATGAACAGGAGGGGGGCTTTAAAGCTCCCCTTTCATTTTGCCATTTAGTTTGTTCAAATGAAAAAGAGCAGAAAACAAACCGTTTTCTGCTCTTTCTCAATAATACCAATAATGCGGCCAATACCCGAAGTGGCGCACCATCTCCATTCTTTGGCGCCGGTACGGATTACCGTATCCGTGCTTGAAAGAATGGGGCATCGATGTATACCCGTGGCCGATAAAAGGCATTCTGCCGTTTTTCTGCATGCTTTTCACCTGCATTCCTTGAATTGCTTGCTTCATATTATGCAGAAAAGCGGAGATGCGGAACTCGTTTTGCCCCGGCTAAACCTGGTCCTTCTCCCGAGTGTAATGTGCCAACAGTTCCCTTCTATAAATCATCATGATCTCCTCCTTTATTTTTTTTCGCGCTTTAAGTTAGCGCTGGCTGTTCAGGTAAAGATATTTTAGCTGCAGATCTTTCATTTCATTGTACATTTGTTCAATTTCGTATTCTCGCTCGTACTCTTCCGGACTTTTAAATCGTCTCTGAATGGTTAGTGTTAAGAAGAATAGATTAATGGTCACATCGCTCACCCCCTTTCAAGTTCGCTAAAAAACAAAAACAGCCCGCAGATCATCTGACAAACCTGCGGGCGCAAACAAAAACCGCCAGATAAAAACGAATCGAGTCTTTATCTTGCGGGAGGAGCAGCGTATTATTATGCCTAACTTCCTAACGTATCGGCTGTGCTGTAAAAGCATCGGTTAAGGAAGTGCACAATCTCTCCCACAGGTTTGATGAATCATGGTATTGGCATTCACAAAGTCTAATGTATGTAGTCAGTGCTGGTTTCATGTTCATCAACCTCCTTTGCTTTTTGTTTACTTTGTAAGTATATCCATCAAATTCCTGTTTGTAAACCGTTTTTTTTAAAAATGGACGGATTGATCGAGCAAAAAAAAAGCAGAGAACCCCTTCAGGAGTCTCTCTGCTTATGATTCTTCCATTTCGTCTAATTGTCTTTTATATTTGAGCGAGCGCTTCACACAATAGAAAGCTCCTCCTAAAAAGCCGCACGTCGCGAGCATCATTGTCATCTTTTGGCCTGTTTCCAAACCTTGTCCCGGAATGACAGATCCGATATATAAAAATGCGCTTACGCTGAGAAGCGTAAAAGCAAACTGCTTATAGTCTTCCATCAGCGATTTGACTTTTTTCTTCTGCATGTCATGATCACCTGCTTTTGTTTCATAATGGATATGATTTGAGAATAACATAGATTGACAGATGACCAGACATGTAAATTCAGCCATTTTAAGAAAGAGGGGCCAGCGCTTGCTGCAAGTCTTCCAACAGATCGTCAATATCCTCAACCCCGGCGGAAATACGGATTAATCCGTCTGTGATGCCAAGCTCCAGCCTGCGTTCAGGCGGGATCGAAGCATGAGTCATTCGCGCCGGCACCGATATCAGACTTTCAACCGCACCAAGGCTTTCGGCGATCGTAAACCATTTCAAACGGCCAAGGACAAGGTCCACGTTCTCTTCTTTTCCGATATCAAACGAGATCATGCCTCCGAAGCCCGTACTTTGCCGCTTGGCAAGCTCATGTCCCGGATGGGACGGCAGCCCTGGGTAATAAACCTTTTTGACGGCGGGATGATCGTCTAAAAACGCCGCGATTTTCCGGGCATTTTGCTCATGGGCTTCCATTCTCAAGCCAAGGGTTTTCATCCCCCTCATTAAGAGCCAGGAATCCTGAGGCCCGAGAATCCCGCCTGTAGAGTTTTGAATGAAATGGATCTCTTCTGCGAGTTCCTTCGAGGCTGCTACGACAAGTCCGCCGACGACATCGCTGTGTCCGCCCAAGTACTTCGTCGCGCTGTGGAGGACGATATCGGCTCCCAACGAGATTGGATTTTGAAAGTACGGCGTGTAGAAGGTGTTGTCGACAATCAGCAATAAGTCGTGCTTTTTCGCTGTTTCAGCAGTTTTCTTGATGTCAGTGATTTTCAATAAAGGATTTGTCGGCGTCT
Coding sequences within it:
- a CDS encoding YrzI family small protein, with protein sequence MTINLFFLTLTIQRRFKSPEEYEREYEIEQMYNEMKDLQLKYLYLNSQR
- a CDS encoding YrhC family protein; translation: MQKKKVKSLMEDYKQFAFTLLSVSAFLYIGSVIPGQGLETGQKMTMMLATCGFLGGAFYCVKRSLKYKRQLDEMEES
- a CDS encoding bifunctional cystathionine gamma-lyase/homocysteine desulfhydrase produces the protein MKPKTKMIHGGITGDEKTGAVSVPIYQVSTYKQPRAGQHTGYEYSRTGNPTRTALESLIADVEGGAAGYAFGSGMAAITAVMMLFKSGDHIVLTDDVYGGTYRVMTKVLNRIGIEATFSDTSSIEDIEKAIKPNTKAIYVETPTNPLLKITDIKKTAETAKKHDLLLIVDNTFYTPYFQNPISLGADIVLHSATKYLGGHSDVVGGLVVAASKELAEEIHFIQNSTGGILGPQDSWLLMRGMKTLGLRMEAHEQNARKIAAFLDDHPAVKKVYYPGLPSHPGHELAKRQSTGFGGMISFDIGKEENVDLVLGRLKWFTIAESLGAVESLISVPARMTHASIPPERRLELGITDGLIRISAGVEDIDDLLEDLQQALAPLS